In a single window of the Vigna unguiculata cultivar IT97K-499-35 unplaced genomic scaffold, ASM411807v1 contig_422, whole genome shotgun sequence genome:
- the LOC114171932 gene encoding uncharacterized protein LOC114171932, which yields MTAAADGAAPPSLARLDGGGAMAAAADVSQVCGGHGGAQNKLHGGVVVCVGSATGEGGAKEEDGGGGSARKLAEEICNGGGVTELRSCGRSAVVARVKKMRAVTVLMVRRGGRNGGCCFRRVAVVAGEEMAAAAAVVGGREIRSDRMHEQNERMRQKDEHMKLILQHIHLKNVVSSLNDATTIEDDRVDHISDCRPGDH from the exons ATGACGGCGGCTGCTGACGGCGCGGCTCCTCCTTCTCTGGCGAGGCTTGACGGTGGCGGAGCAATGGCTGCTGCTGCGGACGTTTCGCAG GTCTgcggtggccatggtggtgCGCAGAACAAGCTTCACGGAGGCGTGGTGGTGTGCGTCGGATCTGCTACAGGTGAAGGTGGCGCgaaggaggaagatggtggtggtggaagcGCGAGAAAGCTCGCGGAGGAGATCTGCAATGGAGGTGGCGTGACGGAACTGCGGAGTTGTGGCAGGTCTGCGGTGGTGGCGCGAGTGAAGAAGATGCGCGCTGTCACGGTGCTGATGGTGCGTCGTGGTGGCCGGAATGGAGGCTGCTGTTTCCGGCGAGttgcagtggtggccggcgaggagatGGCGGCAGCGGCTGCTGTGGtgggtggaagggaaattagg AGTGACCGTATGCATGAACAAAATGAACGTATGCGCCAAAAAGATGAACATATGAAACTTATTTTGCAACATATTCATTTGAAAAATGTTGTGTCAAGTCTTAATGATGCTACTACTATTGAAGATGATAGAGTAGACCATATCAGTGATTGTAGACCAGGAGATCATTAG